The window CGTTCGCGCGTTCGCGGCTTCATCCGCAAGGTCGAGGAAGCGATTGCTTCGGGCGATCTGGCAGTAGCCACCGAAGCTCTGAAGGCAGCTCAGCCCGAGATCCAGCGCGCCGCCACCCGGGGCGTTCTGCATGGCAACACCGCATCCCGCAAGGTGTCGCGTCTCGCACAGCGCGTTAAGGCCCTTTCCGCCTAATCCGGCTAATCACAAATAATTATTCTAAAAGCCTGGTCTTTTGACCGGGCTTTTTGTGATTCTAACCACCTGTTAAGCAATCCTGCCGTAACGTGACAAACGCGTGTCAGATGGACGACAGGAAATATTGAATAAAAACAATATCTTGCCGGAGGTGTCTCTGGAAATGGGAGGCTTTCTCTACGGAAGTCCCGACGAGTTTTGAGTCAAGAAGATTTTTATTTTTTTGCCAAAATCGCCTCTTAA is drawn from Agrobacterium tumefaciens and contains these coding sequences:
- the rpsT gene encoding 30S ribosomal protein S20 translates to MANTTSAKKATRKIARRTAVNKARRSRVRGFIRKVEEAIASGDLAVATEALKAAQPEIQRAATRGVLHGNTASRKVSRLAQRVKALSA